The following coding sequences lie in one beta proteobacterium CB genomic window:
- a CDS encoding DNA-directed RNA polymerase subunit beta', whose translation MKALLDLFKQTQGDEQFDVIKIGLASPEKIRSWSFGEVRKPETINYRTFKPERDGLFCAKIFGPTKDYECLCGKYKRLKFRGVICEKCGVEVTLAKVRRERMGHIELAAPVAHIWFLKSLPSRLGMVLDMTLRDIERVLYFEAYVVVDPGMTPEGAMKRGQIMSEDEYIAKTEEYGDGAFTAIMGAEGIRDLLRSIDIDREVETIRADLKATGSDAKIKKYAKRLKVLEAFQTSGIKPDWMIMEVLPVLPPELRPLVPLDGGRFATSDLNDLYRRVINRNNRLKRLLELRAPEIIVRNEKRMLQEAVDSLLDNGRRGKAMTGANKRPLKSLAEMIKGKSGRFRQNLLGKRVDYSGRSVIVVGPTLKLHQCGLPKLMALELFKPFIFNKLETLGIATTIKAAKKEVESQTPIVWDILEEVIREHPIMLNRAPTLHRLGIQAFEPMLIEGKAIQLHPLVCAAFNADFDGDQMAVHVPLSLEAQMEARTLMLASNNVLFPANGEPSIVPSQDVVLGLYYATRDKINGKGEGMVFANITEVIRAYEAGQVELASRVAVRITEFEIVDKKAEGEARFAEKTKIYQTSVGRAILSEILPKGMSFEEINKPLKKKEISRLINTSFRKCGLRETVIFADRLLQSGFRLATNAGISVAIDDMLIPSSKERIITEASTKVKEYDKQFMSGLVTNQERYNNVVDIWGAAGDQVGKAMMDELSHVDVLDRNGKTVRQESFNSIYMMADSGARGSAAQIRQLAGMRGLMAKPDGSIIETPITANFREGLNVLQYFISTHGARKGLADTALKTANSGYLTRRLCDVTQDLVVIEEDCGATSGVTMKALVEGGEIIEALRDRILGRVCIGDIVHPDTQEVIVPNDTLLDEDHVDQIVALGIDEVKVRTVLSCLTRFGLCAKCYGRDLGRGGLVNVGEAVGVIAAQSIGEPGTQLTMRTFHIGGAASRALVASNIEAKSNGTLKFSGTMRVVKNAKGEQIVISRSGEAVIIDDNGRERERHKVPYGATLLLKEDAAVKAGASLATWDPLTRPIISEYAGIARFDNVEEGVTVAKQVDEVTGLSTLVVIDGKRRSAASKGVRPMINLVDDKGGEVMIAGTDHPVNIGLQVGALITVKDGQKVEVGEVLARIPIESQKTRDITGGLPRVAELFEARSPKDAAVLAKVTGTVSFGKETKGKQRLVITDMDGEANEFLIPKEKQVLVHDGQVVNKGEMIVEGPADPHDILTLRGIEELAIYIVDEVQDVYRLQGVKINDKHIEVIVRQMLRRVQITDGGDTAYITGEQVERSKLYDANDAVIAQGKRPAQFENVLLGITKASLSTDSFISAASFQETTRVLTEAAIMGKTDTLRGLKENVIIGRLIPAGTGLSYRRARKVREQFERDRAQMIAAEEEAMADMPVEIEAEVIAPAGEADPS comes from the coding sequence ATGAAAGCATTGCTCGATTTATTTAAGCAAACGCAGGGTGATGAGCAGTTTGATGTCATCAAGATTGGTCTTGCATCCCCTGAGAAAATTCGCTCATGGTCTTTTGGTGAAGTACGCAAACCAGAAACCATCAACTACCGGACTTTTAAGCCCGAGCGTGATGGTTTGTTCTGCGCCAAGATTTTTGGACCAACCAAAGACTACGAGTGCTTATGCGGCAAGTACAAGCGTTTAAAGTTCCGTGGCGTTATCTGTGAGAAGTGTGGCGTTGAAGTTACGCTTGCTAAGGTACGTCGTGAGCGCATGGGCCACATTGAGTTGGCAGCCCCTGTAGCGCACATCTGGTTCTTGAAGTCGTTGCCGTCCCGTTTGGGTATGGTTCTCGATATGACATTGCGTGATATCGAGCGCGTTCTTTACTTTGAAGCATATGTCGTTGTTGATCCTGGCATGACTCCTGAAGGCGCAATGAAGCGCGGTCAGATCATGTCTGAGGACGAGTACATTGCTAAGACTGAAGAGTATGGTGACGGTGCATTTACTGCCATCATGGGCGCTGAAGGTATTCGTGATCTCTTGCGTTCGATTGATATCGATCGTGAAGTGGAGACTATTCGTGCTGACTTAAAAGCCACTGGTAGCGATGCCAAGATCAAGAAATACGCTAAGCGCTTAAAAGTGCTCGAGGCGTTCCAGACTTCGGGTATTAAGCCTGACTGGATGATCATGGAAGTATTGCCAGTATTGCCACCTGAATTGCGCCCATTGGTGCCATTGGATGGCGGTCGCTTTGCTACTTCCGATTTGAACGACCTCTATCGTCGCGTTATTAACCGTAACAACCGTCTCAAGCGTTTGTTAGAGTTGCGCGCACCAGAGATAATCGTTCGCAACGAAAAACGTATGTTGCAAGAAGCGGTTGACTCATTGCTCGACAACGGTCGTCGCGGTAAAGCTATGACTGGCGCTAACAAGCGTCCGTTGAAGTCCTTGGCTGAGATGATTAAAGGTAAGAGCGGTCGTTTCCGTCAAAACTTGTTGGGTAAACGTGTTGACTACTCAGGTCGTTCAGTCATCGTGGTTGGTCCAACATTGAAATTGCATCAGTGCGGCTTACCTAAATTGATGGCCTTGGAATTGTTCAAGCCATTTATTTTCAACAAGCTTGAGACTTTGGGAATTGCAACCACGATTAAGGCTGCGAAGAAAGAAGTTGAAAGCCAGACTCCAATCGTTTGGGACATTCTCGAAGAAGTGATTCGTGAACATCCAATCATGTTGAACCGTGCGCCTACATTGCACCGTCTCGGTATCCAGGCTTTCGAGCCAATGCTGATTGAAGGCAAGGCAATCCAATTGCACCCATTAGTCTGCGCGGCATTTAACGCCGACTTTGACGGTGACCAAATGGCGGTTCACGTTCCTTTGTCGCTTGAAGCGCAAATGGAGGCACGTACATTGATGCTGGCTTCGAACAACGTATTGTTCCCAGCCAACGGCGAGCCATCCATCGTTCCTTCACAGGACGTGGTGTTGGGTCTGTACTACGCTACTCGTGACAAGATTAACGGTAAAGGCGAAGGCATGGTCTTCGCAAATATCACTGAAGTAATTCGTGCATACGAAGCGGGCCAAGTTGAATTGGCTTCCCGCGTTGCTGTACGTATTACTGAGTTTGAAATCGTGGACAAGAAGGCAGAGGGCGAAGCCCGTTTTGCTGAAAAGACCAAGATCTACCAAACCTCAGTTGGCCGTGCAATCTTGTCAGAAATTTTGCCTAAAGGCATGTCTTTCGAGGAAATTAATAAGCCTCTGAAGAAAAAAGAAATCTCACGTTTGATCAATACTTCATTCCGTAAGTGCGGTCTTCGTGAAACGGTTATTTTTGCTGACCGCCTCTTGCAGTCTGGTTTCCGCTTGGCGACTAATGCCGGTATCTCGGTTGCGATCGACGATATGCTGATTCCAAGCTCTAAAGAGCGCATCATCACTGAAGCTTCTACCAAGGTTAAGGAATATGACAAGCAGTTCATGTCAGGCCTCGTAACCAATCAAGAGCGTTATAACAACGTGGTTGATATTTGGGGTGCCGCTGGTGACCAAGTTGGTAAGGCGATGATGGATGAGTTGTCACACGTTGACGTACTCGACCGTAACGGTAAAACTGTGCGTCAAGAATCCTTTAACTCTATCTATATGATGGCGGATTCTGGTGCACGTGGATCTGCAGCGCAGATTCGTCAGTTGGCTGGTATGCGTGGTTTGATGGCGAAGCCTGATGGCTCCATTATTGAAACTCCAATTACTGCGAACTTCCGTGAAGGTTTGAACGTGTTGCAGTACTTCATCTCAACCCACGGTGCTCGTAAGGGTCTAGCTGACACAGCACTGAAGACAGCGAACTCTGGTTACTTGACACGTCGTTTATGCGACGTAACTCAAGACCTCGTGGTCATTGAAGAGGATTGCGGCGCAACTTCTGGCGTAACAATGAAGGCTCTCGTAGAAGGCGGCGAAATTATCGAAGCATTGCGCGATCGTATTTTGGGTCGTGTCTGTATCGGTGACATCGTCCATCCAGATACACAAGAAGTCATTGTTCCTAACGACACCTTGCTCGATGAAGATCATGTAGATCAAATTGTTGCTTTGGGTATCGACGAAGTTAAAGTTCGTACAGTGTTGTCTTGCTTAACTCGCTTTGGCTTGTGCGCTAAGTGCTACGGTCGTGATTTAGGTCGCGGTGGTTTGGTCAACGTTGGTGAGGCGGTTGGTGTTATCGCTGCTCAGTCCATCGGTGAGCCAGGCACACAGTTGACTATGCGTACCTTCCATATTGGTGGTGCAGCGTCACGTGCATTGGTTGCAAGCAACATTGAAGCCAAGTCCAATGGTACTTTGAAGTTCTCTGGCACGATGCGTGTTGTGAAGAACGCGAAGGGCGAGCAGATCGTGATTTCACGTTCAGGCGAAGCGGTGATCATTGACGATAACGGCCGTGAGCGTGAGCGTCATAAAGTACCTTACGGCGCAACTCTCCTGCTGAAGGAAGATGCTGCAGTGAAAGCCGGCGCAAGCTTGGCAACTTGGGATCCGTTAACACGTCCAATTATTTCTGAGTACGCTGGTATTGCTCGCTTCGATAACGTTGAAGAAGGCGTTACTGTAGCCAAGCAGGTTGACGAAGTAACCGGCCTCTCCACTCTGGTGGTGATTGACGGTAAGCGTCGTAGTGCTGCTAGCAAAGGCGTTCGTCCAATGATCAACTTAGTTGATGACAAGGGCGGCGAAGTGATGATTGCGGGTACAGATCATCCAGTAAACATCGGTTTGCAAGTTGGCGCTTTGATCACTGTTAAAGATGGTCAAAAAGTTGAGGTTGGTGAAGTATTGGCGCGTATTCCAATCGAATCACAGAAGACTCGCGACATTACCGGTGGTTTGCCACGCGTTGCTGAATTGTTCGAGGCACGCTCACCAAAAGATGCTGCTGTATTGGCTAAAGTCACTGGAACTGTTTCCTTCGGTAAAGAAACCAAAGGTAAGCAACGTTTAGTGATTACCGATATGGATGGCGAAGCTAACGAATTCTTGATTCCTAAAGAGAAACAAGTTCTCGTTCATGACGGTCAAGTTGTGAACAAGGGCGAGATGATTGTGGAAGGCCCTGCCGATCCGCATGACATCTTGACGCTCAGAGGTATTGAAGAGTTGGCGATCTACATCGTGGACGAAGTTCAAGACGTTTACCGTTTGCAAGGCGTGAAGATTAATGACAAGCACATTGAAGTAATCGTGCGTCAAATGTTGCGTCGTGTGCAAATTACTGATGGTGGCGACACTGCCTACATCACTGGTGAGCAAGTTGAGCGTTCTAAGTTATATGACGCAAACGATGCTGTGATTGCACAAGGTAAGCGCCCAGCTCAGTTCGAGAATGTGTTGCTCGGTATTACTAAGGCATCCTTGTCGACAGACAGCTTCATCTCAGCGGCTTCTTTCCAAGAAACCACCCGTGTATTGACCGAAGCTGCAATTATGGGCAAGACCGATACACTCCGTGGCCTCAAGGAAAACGTCATTATTGGTCGCCTGATCCCTGCTGGTACCGGCTTGTCGTACCGCCGTGCTCGCAAGGTCAGAGAGCAATTCGAGCGTGATCGCGCTCAAATGATTGCCGCCGAAGAGGAAGCAATGGCTGATATGCCTGTAGAAATAGAGGCTGAAGTGATTGCTCCTGCTGGGGAGGCTGATCCAAGCTAA
- a CDS encoding 30S ribosomal protein S12 codes for MYTTTPKKPNSALRKVAKVRLTNGFEVISYIGGEGHNLQEHSVVLIRGGRVKDLPGVRYHIVRGSLDLQGVKDRKQSRSKYGAKRAKKAA; via the coding sequence GTGTATACAACCACTCCTAAAAAGCCAAACTCTGCGCTACGTAAAGTAGCTAAGGTTCGCTTAACCAATGGTTTTGAAGTCATTTCATACATTGGTGGTGAAGGTCATAACCTCCAGGAACACTCAGTAGTGTTGATCCGTGGTGGTCGTGTAAAGGATTTGCCAGGTGTTCGTTACCACATCGTTCGTGGCTCACTTGACTTGCAAGGCGTTAAAGACCGTAAGCAGTCACGTTCCAAGTACGGTGCTAAGCGCGCTAAGAAAGCTGCTTAA
- a CDS encoding 30S ribosomal protein S7 yields the protein MPRRREVPKREILPDPKFGNVEVAKFMNVLMLDGKKSVAERIVYGAFDHIEKKANKEPLEVFSTAMGNVKPMVEVKSRRVGGANYQVPVEVRPSRRSALAMRWVREAAKKRGEKSMAQRLANELLEAAEGRGGAMKKREEVHRMAEANKAFSHFRF from the coding sequence ATGCCACGTCGTCGTGAAGTTCCCAAACGGGAAATCCTGCCTGATCCAAAATTCGGCAATGTAGAAGTAGCAAAATTCATGAACGTCCTCATGTTGGACGGCAAGAAATCGGTTGCAGAGCGTATCGTTTACGGTGCCTTTGATCACATCGAGAAAAAAGCAAATAAAGAACCGCTCGAAGTTTTCTCAACAGCCATGGGCAATGTTAAGCCAATGGTTGAGGTGAAGAGCCGTCGTGTTGGTGGCGCTAACTACCAGGTTCCTGTTGAAGTTCGCCCATCACGCCGCTCAGCTTTGGCAATGCGCTGGGTGCGCGAAGCCGCTAAAAAGCGCGGTGAAAAATCCATGGCTCAACGTTTGGCCAATGAATTATTAGAAGCTGCAGAAGGTCGCGGCGGAGCAATGAAGAAGCGTGAAGAAGTTCACCGTATGGCAGAAGCTAATAAAGCTTTCTCACATTTCCGCTTCTAA
- a CDS encoding translation elongation factor G, translated as MARKTPIDKYRNIGISAHIDAGKTTTTERVLFYTGVNHKIGEVHDGAATMDWMEQEQERGITITSAATTTFWKGMAGNFPEHRINIIDTPGHVDFTIEVERSMRVLDGACMVYCAVGGVQPQSETVWRQANKYQVPRLAFVNKMDRTGANFFKVYDQMKMRLKANPILIQIPIGAEENFKGVVDLVKMKAIYWDEESQGTKFTYEDIPAELQASAEEWREKMLEAAAESSEELMEKYLGGEGLTEEEIKGALRQRTIANEIVPMLCGTAFKNKGVQAMLDAVVELLPSPLDVPPVPCELEDGTPTTREASDSAKFSALAFKIMTDPFVGQLIFFRVYSGVMKSGDTIYNPIKGKKERVGRLLQMHANEREEIKEVFAGDIAAAVGLKDATTGETLCDPDSIVILERMVFPEPVISQAVEPKTKADQEKMGLALNRLAQEDPSFRVKTDEESGQTIISGMGELHLEILVDRMKREFSVEATVGKPQVAYRETIRKVCEEIEGKFVKQSGGRGQYGHVVLKLEPQAPGKGFEFVDAIKGGVVPREYIPAVEKGIIETLNSGILAGYPVVDIKATLFFGSYHDVDSNENAFKMAGSMAFKDGMRKASPVLLEPMMAVEVETPEDFMGNVMGDLSSRRGILQGMDDIPGGGKIVRAEVPLAEMFGYSTGLRSLTQGRATYTMEFKHYSEAPKNVAEAVMAAKAK; from the coding sequence GTGGCACGTAAAACCCCTATCGACAAATACCGCAATATCGGTATTTCTGCGCACATTGACGCAGGTAAGACAACAACAACAGAACGCGTTTTGTTCTACACCGGTGTTAATCACAAAATCGGTGAAGTACATGATGGCGCTGCAACCATGGACTGGATGGAGCAAGAGCAAGAGCGTGGTATCACGATTACTTCTGCTGCTACTACAACGTTCTGGAAGGGCATGGCTGGTAATTTCCCAGAGCACCGTATCAATATCATTGATACCCCAGGACACGTAGACTTCACGATTGAAGTTGAGCGTTCAATGCGCGTTTTGGATGGCGCTTGCATGGTTTACTGTGCAGTAGGTGGTGTACAGCCACAATCTGAAACTGTTTGGCGTCAAGCTAACAAGTATCAAGTTCCACGTTTAGCATTCGTAAACAAGATGGACCGTACTGGTGCAAATTTCTTCAAGGTCTACGACCAAATGAAGATGCGCCTCAAAGCCAATCCTATCTTGATCCAAATTCCAATCGGCGCTGAAGAAAACTTCAAAGGCGTTGTGGACTTAGTCAAAATGAAGGCTATCTATTGGGATGAGGAATCACAAGGTACTAAGTTTACGTACGAAGATATCCCTGCTGAATTACAAGCATCTGCAGAAGAGTGGCGCGAGAAAATGCTCGAAGCTGCTGCAGAGAGTTCAGAAGAGTTGATGGAAAAGTATCTCGGCGGCGAAGGCTTGACCGAAGAAGAAATCAAAGGCGCATTGCGTCAACGTACTATTGCCAATGAAATCGTTCCAATGTTGTGCGGAACCGCTTTCAAAAACAAAGGCGTTCAGGCGATGTTGGATGCAGTTGTTGAATTGCTACCTTCACCATTGGACGTTCCACCAGTTCCATGTGAATTGGAAGACGGCACACCAACAACACGTGAAGCATCTGATAGCGCGAAGTTTTCAGCATTAGCATTTAAGATCATGACTGACCCATTCGTTGGCCAGCTCATCTTCTTCCGTGTTTACTCAGGTGTTATGAAATCTGGCGACACAATCTACAACCCAATCAAGGGTAAGAAAGAGCGTGTTGGACGTTTGTTGCAGATGCATGCAAACGAACGTGAAGAAATTAAAGAAGTATTCGCTGGCGATATCGCAGCTGCAGTTGGACTGAAAGATGCAACTACTGGCGAAACATTGTGTGATCCAGATAGCATCGTCATTTTGGAGCGCATGGTATTCCCAGAGCCGGTGATTTCTCAAGCAGTTGAGCCAAAGACAAAAGCAGACCAAGAAAAAATGGGTCTTGCTTTGAATCGCTTGGCACAAGAAGATCCTTCTTTCCGCGTCAAGACAGACGAAGAGTCTGGTCAAACCATTATTTCCGGTATGGGCGAGCTCCACTTGGAAATTTTAGTGGATCGTATGAAGCGCGAATTTAGCGTTGAAGCAACTGTTGGTAAGCCACAAGTTGCATACCGCGAAACAATTCGTAAAGTTTGCGAAGAGATCGAAGGTAAATTCGTTAAGCAGTCTGGTGGTCGTGGTCAATACGGTCACGTGGTGTTGAAGTTAGAGCCACAGGCACCAGGTAAAGGTTTTGAATTCGTTGACGCTATTAAGGGCGGTGTAGTTCCACGTGAATACATCCCTGCAGTAGAAAAAGGAATTATCGAAACATTGAACTCCGGTATTTTGGCTGGCTATCCAGTTGTAGATATCAAAGCAACATTGTTCTTCGGTTCATACCATGACGTTGACTCCAACGAAAACGCATTTAAGATGGCGGGTTCGATGGCATTCAAAGATGGTATGCGCAAAGCATCACCAGTGTTGCTAGAACCAATGATGGCTGTTGAAGTTGAAACACCAGAAGATTTCATGGGTAACGTAATGGGTGACCTCTCATCACGTCGCGGTATTTTGCAAGGTATGGATGACATTCCAGGGGGCGGTAAGATCGTTCGCGCTGAAGTGCCATTGGCAGAGATGTTTGGTTACTCAACTGGCTTGCGCTCGTTGACCCAGGGTCGCGCTACCTACACCATGGAATTTAAGCATTATTCCGAAGCACCTAAGAACGTTGCTGAAGCAGTTATGGCTGCTAAAGCGAAGTAA
- the tuf gene encoding Elongation factor Tu produces MAKEKFERTKPHVNVGTIGHVDHGKTTLTAAIATVLSKAFGGEAKAYDQIDAAPEEKARGITINTAHVEYETANRHYAHVDCPGHADYVKNMITGAAQMDGAILVCSAADGPMPQTREHILLARQVGVPYIIVFLNKCDMVDDAELLELVEMEVRELLSKYDFPGDDTPIIQGSAKLALEGDEGPLGKEAIMKLAEALDSYIPTPERAVDGAFLMPVEDVFSISGRGTVVTGRIERGIVKVGEEIEIIGIKPTLKTTCTGVEMFRKLLDQGQAGDNVGILLRGTKREEVERGQVLAKPGSITPHTHFTAEVYILGKDEGGRHTPFFNNYRPQFYFRTTDVTGSIELPKDKEMVMPGDNVTITVKLIAPIAMEEGLRFAIREGGRTVGAGVVAKILA; encoded by the coding sequence ATGGCAAAAGAAAAGTTTGAGCGGACAAAACCGCACGTAAACGTTGGCACAATCGGTCACGTTGACCATGGTAAAACCACATTGACAGCTGCAATTGCAACCGTGCTTTCTAAAGCATTCGGTGGCGAAGCAAAAGCATACGACCAGATCGATGCTGCTCCAGAAGAAAAAGCACGCGGTATCACTATTAATACAGCACACGTTGAGTACGAGACTGCTAATCGTCACTACGCACACGTGGATTGCCCAGGACATGCTGACTACGTTAAGAACATGATTACTGGTGCTGCTCAGATGGACGGCGCTATTTTGGTTTGCTCTGCAGCTGACGGCCCAATGCCACAAACTCGTGAGCATATCCTCTTGGCACGCCAAGTTGGTGTTCCATACATCATCGTATTTTTGAACAAGTGCGACATGGTTGATGACGCTGAGTTGTTAGAACTCGTAGAAATGGAAGTTCGTGAGCTTCTGTCTAAGTACGACTTCCCAGGCGATGACACACCAATCATTCAAGGTTCTGCTAAGTTAGCGCTTGAAGGCGACGAAGGCCCATTGGGTAAAGAAGCCATCATGAAGTTGGCTGAAGCACTTGACTCCTACATCCCAACTCCAGAGCGTGCTGTTGACGGTGCGTTCTTGATGCCAGTAGAGGACGTGTTCTCTATCTCTGGTCGCGGTACTGTTGTTACAGGCCGTATCGAGCGCGGTATCGTTAAAGTTGGTGAAGAGATTGAAATTATTGGTATCAAGCCAACACTCAAGACTACTTGTACTGGTGTTGAAATGTTCCGCAAATTGCTCGACCAAGGTCAAGCAGGCGATAACGTTGGTATCTTGTTACGCGGTACAAAACGTGAAGAAGTTGAGCGCGGCCAAGTATTGGCTAAGCCAGGTTCAATCACCCCACATACTCACTTTACAGCCGAGGTTTACATCTTGGGTAAAGATGAAGGTGGTCGTCATACTCCATTCTTTAACAACTATCGTCCACAGTTCTACTTCCGTACAACGGACGTAACTGGTTCAATCGAGTTGCCAAAAGACAAAGAAATGGTAATGCCTGGTGATAACGTCACGATTACCGTAAAACTCATCGCTCCTATCGCGATGGAAGAAGGTTTACGTTTTGCGATCCGTGAAGGTGGCCGTACTGTTGGCGCCGGCGTGGTTGCAAAGATTTTGGCTTAA
- the rpsJ gene encoding ribosomal protein S10 produces the protein MQNQKIRIRLKAFDYRLIDQSAAEIVDTAKRTGAVVKGPVPLPTRIERFDILRSPHVNKTSRDQLEIRTHLRLMDIVDPTEKTVDALMKLDLPAGVDVEIKLQ, from the coding sequence ATGCAAAACCAAAAAATTCGTATTCGTCTTAAAGCATTTGATTACCGTTTAATCGACCAGTCTGCTGCTGAAATCGTTGATACAGCTAAGCGTACTGGTGCAGTTGTTAAGGGTCCAGTACCTTTGCCAACACGTATCGAGCGCTTTGACATTCTGCGTTCACCACACGTAAACAAGACATCACGTGACCAGTTAGAGATTCGTACCCATCTGCGTTTGATGGATATCGTTGATCCTACAGAGAAAACTGTAGATGCCTTGATGAAATTGGACCTCCCAGCAGGCGTGGACGTCGAAATTAAGCTGCAGTAA
- the rplC gene encoding ribosomal protein L3 has protein sequence MSLGLIGRKIGMTRLFTDEGEAIPVTVIDVSDNRIAQIKTQATDGYDAIQLAHGTRRATRVTKAMAGHFAKAGVMAGNGLNEFQLDAAKIAEMTPGQVIPADTAFAAGQKVDVQGVTIGKGYAGTIKRHHFASGRASHGNSRSHNVPGSIGMAQDPGRVFPGKRMTGHLGDETRTVQNLVIARIDAERNLIMVKGAIPGAPGGKVIVTPAVKTPLKKK, from the coding sequence ATGAGCTTAGGCTTAATCGGTCGCAAGATCGGCATGACCCGTCTATTTACGGACGAAGGGGAAGCGATTCCTGTCACCGTAATTGACGTGAGCGACAACAGAATCGCTCAAATCAAGACCCAGGCAACTGATGGCTATGATGCTATCCAGTTGGCACATGGCACACGTAGAGCTACTCGCGTTACCAAAGCAATGGCTGGTCACTTCGCTAAAGCGGGTGTGATGGCTGGTAACGGTCTCAACGAATTTCAATTAGATGCAGCGAAAATCGCAGAAATGACGCCAGGACAAGTAATTCCTGCTGACACTGCATTTGCTGCTGGCCAAAAAGTGGATGTACAAGGTGTAACGATTGGTAAAGGCTACGCCGGTACCATCAAACGCCATCACTTCGCTTCAGGTCGTGCGTCACACGGTAACTCACGTTCACATAACGTGCCAGGCTCTATCGGTATGGCGCAAGATCCAGGTCGTGTTTTCCCAGGTAAGCGCATGACAGGCCACCTTGGTGACGAAACACGCACTGTACAAAATTTAGTCATCGCACGCATTGATGCAGAACGCAATCTCATCATGGTTAAAGGCGCTATTCCAGGTGCCCCAGGCGGTAAAGTTATTGTTACTCCAGCGGTGAAGACACCGTTGAAGAAGAAATAA
- the rplD gene encoding ribosomal protein L4/L1e: MELKLLQDNGTLGAGVQASPEVFEREYNEALVHQVVVAYQANARSGNRAQKDREQVKHTTKKPWRQKGTGRARAGMSSSPLWRGGGRIFPNSPEENFSQKVNKKMYRAGMRSILSQLAREGRLNVVDQFNLDAPKTKVLADKVKAMGLDSVLIIVDQVSENLYLASRNLHKVAVCEPQHADPLALVQYKKVLVSKAAIAKIEELLK; this comes from the coding sequence ATGGAACTTAAGCTTCTCCAAGACAACGGAACTTTGGGCGCAGGCGTTCAAGCCTCACCAGAAGTATTCGAGCGCGAATATAACGAAGCCTTGGTACACCAAGTTGTTGTGGCTTACCAAGCAAATGCACGTAGCGGTAACCGTGCACAAAAAGACCGTGAGCAAGTTAAGCACACAACCAAAAAACCTTGGCGTCAAAAAGGTACTGGTCGTGCACGTGCTGGTATGAGCTCTTCCCCGCTATGGCGTGGAGGTGGTCGTATATTCCCGAATTCACCTGAAGAAAATTTCAGCCAAAAAGTAAACAAGAAAATGTACCGCGCTGGTATGAGATCCATTTTGTCTCAGTTAGCACGCGAAGGTCGTTTGAATGTTGTTGACCAATTTAATCTTGATGCTCCAAAGACTAAAGTTTTAGCTGACAAAGTTAAAGCAATGGGCTTGGATTCAGTCTTGATCATCGTTGATCAGGTTAGTGAGAATTTGTACTTGGCATCACGCAACTTGCATAAGGTTGCAGTATGTGAGCCACAGCACGCTGATCCATTAGCTTTAGTTCAATACAAAAAAGTATTGGTAAGCAAAGCAGCGATCGCAAAAATTGAGGAGTTGCTGAAATGA
- the rplW gene encoding 50S ribosomal protein L23, with protein MSQVRKNDHSLIKVLLGPVISEKATMVAEKNEQVVFQVTRDANKSDVKQAVELLFKVQVDSVQIVNQKGKPKRYGRFEGRRDHTKKAYVSLKPGQEINFEAEAN; from the coding sequence ATGAGCCAAGTCCGTAAAAACGATCACAGCTTGATAAAGGTTCTGCTTGGACCGGTTATCTCTGAAAAAGCCACTATGGTTGCAGAGAAAAACGAACAAGTGGTATTCCAAGTTACACGCGACGCGAATAAGAGCGATGTAAAACAAGCAGTTGAGTTGCTCTTTAAAGTGCAAGTTGACTCTGTTCAAATCGTGAATCAAAAAGGTAAGCCAAAGCGCTATGGCCGTTTTGAAGGTCGTCGCGACCACACTAAGAAGGCCTACGTTAGCTTGAAGCCAGGTCAAGAAATTAACTTTGAAGCGGAGGCGAATTAA